In Candidatus Methanomethylophilaceae archaeon, the following are encoded in one genomic region:
- a CDS encoding sel1 repeat family protein, whose translation MAEGGSVAAMGRLGKVYHYGRGVPKDLHLARRWLRRAQERDFVWFPEYYETLLASDEKFHDEACKRCIALSDKGVKHAYVYRARMYRDGFGCEKNADEAIAWYRKGVSEGMVLAAMELFEIFWANPSPATDKEMIDAILPFANRGSPGCMGRLGRAYHYGRGVPVNLAMAERWTAKACEKDPARWSKGLETIRLKRKSEKR comes from the coding sequence ATGGCAGAGGGCGGCTCCGTCGCGGCGATGGGCCGTCTGGGCAAGGTCTACCATTACGGCCGCGGTGTGCCCAAGGATCTCCATCTGGCCCGCAGGTGGCTAAGGCGCGCCCAGGAGAGGGATTTCGTCTGGTTCCCGGAGTATTACGAGACCCTTCTGGCTTCGGACGAGAAGTTCCATGATGAGGCCTGCAAGAGGTGCATAGCTCTCTCGGACAAGGGCGTGAAGCATGCTTACGTCTATCGGGCGCGCATGTATCGCGACGGGTTCGGCTGCGAGAAGAATGCCGACGAAGCCATCGCATGGTACAGGAAAGGCGTCTCGGAGGGCATGGTCTTGGCCGCGATGGAGCTGTTCGAGATATTCTGGGCCAATCCGTCCCCAGCCACGGACAAAGAGATGATAGACGCCATACTTCCGTTCGCGAACCGCGGAAGCCCCGGCTGCATGGGCCGTCTCGGCCGCGCTTATCACTACGGAAGGGGCGTCCCGGTGAATCTTGCGATGGCCGAGAGGTGGACCGCCAAAGCCTGCGAGAAAGATCCTGCGAGATGGAGCAAGGGCCTCGAGACGATAAGGCTCAAGAGAAAATCGGAAAAGCGCTGA